The genomic stretch GTTCTTAATTTtgtctaatttttcttttcaatttgataattctttaatgaatttaaaatattggcacaattttgtctaattctgctatttaattttaaaagattcgATCTAAGTATCTAACCCACTTTTTGAGTCAAAGAATAAAATTGGATAATATTATATAGCAATTTTAAACTTAGTatagtttaaattttagtataaagttttaaaaattgcCAAAACTATATAATGACACAAAATCTAAAACTATTGCTGTCTGAAGATACACTTTGGTCATTCAGTGAAACACATCTTGTGACTTCAATGACAAAGAGATAACCAGTCTAAtttaacctactgaagcacaaagagtcagcatcgcctccactgaggctcgaacctgcCCCTCCAACATGGGAAGCAACCAAAGATCACTACCGAATGCCACTAGACAACAAGATCATTGGCATAACCAGTCTAATTAAGTTGTCTGTAGCTGACCAGTTCAAACCAATTTAGAAACTTATAATTATTAGGAAAACTGTCTGACAAAGTTTGTTGGAAATTGctctaaatattttattcttttaataaatGAATTGAATATAAGTATAAATGTCAGTCTGAACtctgaatgttattttataGTTAACATACGATGTGAGATatagtataattttaaaaaaaaaatgtaaatttttggTATAAATAAGAATTGTTGATTTCTGATTCTTGTCTTCTCCCGACTCTTTTCCTATCCCCACCACCCCGTCTTCCCCACACTCTGCTCTCAGATTCCATCCCCTATCTAACCTTCTTCTCTATctgcaattttatttattataccttttttttttttttttaattttcatttcatcGTCGTATCCTTAGAAGAGAAGAATCGGCGAGGGGGGTGTGggattgattgtttggttgcgTTGGTGGTGTTCTCGTCCGGTCAACGACGAGAACATTGCCgacgacgatgatgatgatgtttcaGAGGCTAATCTATTACCTGTCGGAGCAGCCGTCGATCGTAGGGTTCCGATGGAGCCATAGCCAATCATGGGGGAATACCTGGTCCTTCGTGTTCACCTCCATCGCCGCATATGTCGGAATTTCCCTCGTGCTCCATCTATTTCTTCTCCTATTATTCCGCCACCGCCGGCCGTTGCCGCTGGGGCCAATTCCGGCGCTCCACTCCCTCGCCATGGCGCTAATTTCGCTAACAATCTTCGCCGGAATCCTCCTCTCCACGGCGGCGGAGATCCGCGATACGCGCTGGTTCTGGCGCCGCTCGAAAACCACGCCGTTCCAGTGGCTCCTCTGTTTTCCCTTAGGCACGCGCCCCTCCGGGCGCGTGTTCTTCTGGTCATACGCGTTTTACCTCTCCCGTTTCCTCCATACTCTCCGGACGTTCTTCACGATTCTCCGGCGCCGGCGACTCTCGGCGTTCCAGCTCTTCAACCACTCCATCCTCATCTTCATGTCCTTCCTCTGGCTCGAATTCTCGCAGTCCTTCCAGGTCCTCGCCATTCTCCTAACAACCTCCGTTTATTCCGTGGTTTACGGGTACCGTTTCTGGACCGCGATTGGGCTCCCCAGCGCGTGCTTCCCATTCGTCATCAATTGCCAGATTGTCCTCCTCGGCTGCAACCTCCTCTGCCACGTCGGAGTTCTCCTCCTTCATTTCATCAAAGGCGGCTGCAATGGCATCGGCGCGTGGCTCTTCAACTCCGTCCTTAACGCCGCTATCCTCTTGTTGTTCCTCAATTTCTACCTCAAGATGCATCTCCCCAAGAGAAGAAACTCAATCGCCATTAATGGCCACTTCCTCTCCGTCAAAGACAAGGATGTTTAATTTGACCGCCATCGCCATCGCCACCGCCGACATTTTCTTGTGTTTCCAGTTTTATTTTCATTGGAAACTGTAAATTATGTTCGCCATGGGGTTACATCATTACAGTAATCTGTAAATCCTTTCctgcccctatatatatatattagttcttTAATTAAGATCAAAATAGAAcataattattgtaaaaattacAGCTTACTCTTGTAATCCAACTTGATTATCATCAGTAGGTATGATAAAGTATCTAAATTAGGGAATTCATACCTGCGGCGTTTGATTCTTTGTTGTCCGTATGATATTGCTGGCAAATGTCCAGATTTTCACCAGCAAggcttagaaaaaaaaacatcaatatTGTTCCACGTTTTTCTTATGATTACGAAACCTATCACCAAACCCTATATTCAATTCGCAACTGGTGAgtcaatacaaaataaattaataattttaatgtgttatatctatatatatgaatatttaaGACTATTTAGGAGCCTATGCCTTAGTTACCAATTACAATATATCATTTACAAAGTCTCTAAAGTACATTTCTTTATACTTATGTAACAGTCAACAccacatttttaaaatacatggTATTAGATTTGGCTGTTCAGAAACTTTTGTCTAACAATTTCTTAGTTATTTTGTGCTTAGACTTGACCCATAATATTTGCTGTTCCAAAAcctattttaaatatgaaactattttaaaaattataaatgtaagTATTTTACGTGGTGGAGTATGATTTACTTAGCATTTCTGGCTAAGAACTTCATTCAACATTTTAGAATTGGGATGCAATCCTTAAGGAAATCGGATTTCACTGTTGCGTGGCACATTTGGTGTCAGAAATGGCAGCCAATGATTAAAATATGGGTGTTTGATGGTGAATGTTGACAAGAGACTAAATTAACCCCAAACGGTGCACAAGGGATATAAATTATGTGGTTTAGAGTAGTGACTCGTCAGTCCACTTTGGCTTTGCATTAATTTCTGCTACctttttctctttattctttgtgttttttttactGGTATTAAGGTGATGCACCGTGACTTAACAACTACCTTGGAAAAACAATTCAATGTATGcacttttttgtcttttcaagTTATATTGGTATTAGTTGGTAAACATGAATCAAATCCAATTAATTCTGATTTTGGCAAGCAATAAACGTATAATTAACAACAGGCAAGCGGTTGGTTTACTGATGTGATGGGTACGTCCAATAGGAAATCAGCAACTAATATTAACCATGACATTTCAATAtgttattgcttttttttttttttttttttaatttaatgcaaTTGAATGTCCTAGGATTGGTTggaaatttttaatattgagtTAAATCCAAAAGTGGTCCTCCAATTTTGGGTTAGATTCAATTGTGGTTTTCGATTATAAAATCaaccaattttaatttttgaataccAAATAGTATTATGTGTGATTTTCTGTTTAATGAACGTTAAAAGTGATGACAAACTTTAAAATGAATGCTTAAATATATGTGGTATACCAATTGTTTTTGGACTTTAACAGTGCCAATATACTGATATTATTACTTTGATCTTGTTCTAAAGGGTAGTATGACcaagtcaaaaaaaaaacacacacacacggacCACACAGTGatactaaaattataaagaaatttaatattttttttgaaacatttataattatgttaattttgtttctctTGTTAGTAAGCTACTAAACATCATCTAAATTCTCTCTTTAAATTTGTGTTTTTGCTTTTTCTATTCTAGTAAGAAAATGTTTGTACGAATCTCTGATAGATAGTGTTCTGACtttttactttgaattttgtTGAGCCTTTTTTTAGCAAGAGAAGGAACAAGCTAAGCAGAGTTTCTAGTGATGAACAGTACACTACCTTTGGTCAGTGAATTTATCCTTTGAATTGCACATCAAATtcagtaatttttttcaaaattggtcAGCGTATATATCCACATACAGTTAATGagatgtgtgtatatatatatacatgcatctACTTTCTGTCCTTGCTCCCCTCTGACGCCACTGCTAATAAAGTTCCTTTCATTTTCCACCATTAATAGAGTCTTAAATTCTTTACTATTCTCATTAAAGGAATGTCCATTGAAGAAAACCAACCCTTTGTTGTCAAatccaaatttgaaaaataaggatCAAATTGTACAACCAACAATAATAACTGAAAGATGATTAAAagtgcattattattattattattattattattattattattattattattatattggtgACGAGAAAAATCTGCAATTGGTGTGTGCACTATGTAAATCGTGCTCTTGTGTAATAGTTCACAGAacacacattatatataagTAGGGCCCCGTACTTAAAGCCTACATCCCTATcaatttgtgtttaaaaaaaaaagtctttttcATACGGACAATTTAAAGGGATATAGAAAAACTCATGATACATGAGGAAAtatgaaagtttttttttaaaaaaaaaataaaatctaaacaaGTCTATGCAAGAGGATTATTATACAAAAACTTGTGAATGATCAAACAAGAAAGATCTGTTTGTCatatatttcaatatattatatctcattagtttccttttctttaattatgtaatttaatttgttcactTCAAAATTGATTGTGATGCCTAACATCAATAAACTTTTACATTACCTAATATGAGCTAGATATTTTCAGTTTAATTAGGAAATTCAAGTACTACTTCAAGTAAAAggactatatatattattataatatatgaaagTTAAAGAATTTTATGTACCTCGATGATGGACCTGCCTCCAGATGGCATCAAGGGGCTTCTCCAGCTAATTATATGAAGTTTCATTAAACGCTACGTTGTAACTCAAGGGTTAGATGATAGTCTATTTAAATTTGATCTTTTGAACGCAcaaatcataattatatattttttagattacGAGTTATTCTAGTTAAACTTTAATTGTATGAGTCATGTTTAAAATCCATATCATATATACTCAGACtaatttttattctcaaaatttgAATAAGATCCATTGAATAAGATCCCTATTTACTCCTTGGCAAACTTGAATTGTACAATGCCACAGTCACAACATGCGATTTTGGTCCAACTTGGCCCTCTCAACCCACTGAGCTTCAATTCCAAGTCACTGTTCAGTGCCGCCGCTCAAGATTATCCATTATAAATTctaatcaaatataattttatcatcTTCAAActcgttaagttttttttttttttcaaatcaattttaatatttcaaaatattaaaactatatatatgacCTACATTCTAGGATAAAGCTAGAAATGCGATTACTAGAAAAGTTTATTTGGTTATGATTAAGCCTGCATGAAATTAAGAAAGAGAGAGGTGCATGTAAGCAAATTATGCACGCCTAAAAACTTTGTTAACTTAATTGTTGAGATATGTTCACAATTAGTAGTACAAGAAAGCTTCTAGCTGTCACTTCATTTCTCAcgtttaattatggattatACATTACAAATCAAATCTAATCCCATTTTAGTGACATGATGGACGAGCTGACTCACAAAAAGAGATGCATCATCAAGTTAGTCTGctcaatattttcttttaatcatTTGTATCTTTGAGAATTTTGAATTATATGccattctctttttctttttctttaaaaaaaaaatcttctctTTACAAAAAACAACACTAGTACACTACTCCTTAACAATTTGTATGTATGaattaattaactttaattAACTTCTTACTTATTCATGAATTAGCTAGATTTGGTCTTAATGTTCTTAGCAAAGTGATGGATTTTGTTCCATGAGTTGTTACTATGCTACGAATCTCAAGATTAGATCCCAGTAAATAATTTAGAGATTAGGGTCTTTTTAAGTAGTGCATTTTTCTTTGCCAAAAACTTCTCCGTGAGTtgagtcgggtcaagatgaaatgtaatatttatattaccaaatgtaatattaaatcaagaataaaatgtttattacttatatgaaaaaatgtaatacttttgaaaaaaatgtaatactttaattttatattttgatttaaaagtattacatttttctttataagtgcaacattacttataaggaaaatataatacggagtatatagttttgatgaaaaaagtaatatttttacatcaaaatataaaagtattgtcCTCAAAAGCACTATGTTTtcataacaaacattttattcttgatttagtatta from Ipomoea triloba cultivar NCNSP0323 chromosome 12, ASM357664v1 encodes the following:
- the LOC115998317 gene encoding elongation of fatty acids protein 3-like produces the protein MMMMFQRLIYYLSEQPSIVGFRWSHSQSWGNTWSFVFTSIAAYVGISLVLHLFLLLLFRHRRPLPLGPIPALHSLAMALISLTIFAGILLSTAAEIRDTRWFWRRSKTTPFQWLLCFPLGTRPSGRVFFWSYAFYLSRFLHTLRTFFTILRRRRLSAFQLFNHSILIFMSFLWLEFSQSFQVLAILLTTSVYSVVYGYRFWTAIGLPSACFPFVINCQIVLLGCNLLCHVGVLLLHFIKGGCNGIGAWLFNSVLNAAILLLFLNFYLKMHLPKRRNSIAINGHFLSVKDKDV